In Hippoglossus hippoglossus isolate fHipHip1 chromosome 24, fHipHip1.pri, whole genome shotgun sequence, a single genomic region encodes these proteins:
- the LOC117758518 gene encoding NADH dehydrogenase [ubiquinone] 1 beta subcomplex subunit 1-like, which translates to MVNFVGLAREHWVNMLVPMGFVIGWYLDRQQDQKLTAFRNKSLLFSRELKPGEEVTWK; encoded by the exons ATGGTCAACTTTGTCGGACTAGCGCGTGAACACTGGGTGAACATGTTGGTGCCCATGGGTTTTGTGATCGGGTGGTACCTCGACAGACAACAGGACCAGAAGTTGACAGCATTCAGGAACAAAAGTCTTTTGTTCAGCAG GGAGCTGAAGCCTGGTGAGGAGGTGACCTGGAAGTAG